The segment TGAAGACTATTGCAGCTGTCATCCAAGCAGGGTTACCCATGGATATTACCATGGCTTGTTATTTTTTAGTAATACCTACTATACTTGGTTTTATCTCCATCTTTTGGATTAGTAAATCTCTACTAACTATACTTAAATGTTATTCCTTATTTATTAGTACTATAATAGCTCTTTTATTTATTATTGATTTACAATTGTACAGCTATTGGGGATTTAGATTGGATACTACTCCTTTGTTTTACTTCGTATCTTCACCCCGGAGTGCTATGGCTAGTATCACTTTACCTGAGTATATTCTAGGATTAGTTGGAATTCCTTCTATTATAGCTATTCTATACTTCTGTATCACTAAGGTTGTGTTAAAACCTAAATATTGGCTCACTACAAATTCGCTTAAAATTAAAAGTACACTTCTTCTTTGCGTAAGCCTTGGCCTAATTTTCTTAGGGATCCGTGGCGGCTGGACAGTCTCTACAATGAATCTGAGTAGGGTCTATTTTAGTACCGATGAAAAACTAAACCAAGCTGCCATAAATCCTATTTTTAGCTTAATGGAGTCGAGTATGAAAGAGCAAAACTTTTCCAAGCAATTCCAATATTTCTCAAAGGAAAAAGCTAACAACTTAGTAGATAGTCTCAATCATAGAATATCAGATGAAATCGAAACGAGAAATCTATTAAAAATCACCCAACCTAATATTTATTTAGTACTTCTTGAAAGCTTTTCTGTTCCTCTTATGGAAACTAAAGTAGAAGGAAAAACGATTACTCCACACTTAAATGCCATAGCCGACTCTTCTATTTATTTTACCCAGTTTTATGCAAATAGCTTTCGTACAGATAGAGGACTTATATCCATATTGAGTGGCTTTCCCTCACAGCCCAATACGAGTGTGATGAAATATACTCGTAAAACTCAAAAATTACCAAGTATTTCCTCTACATTGAAGAATGCAGGATATGATTTAAGCTATTTTTATGGGGGAGATATTAATTTTACGAATCTCAATGCTTATCTAAAAGGAGCTGGATTTGAATATATAGTATCAGACAAAGATTTCCCTATTCAACAAAAACTAAGCAAATGGGGTGTACATGATGAATTTGTTTTTGACAAAGCCATAGAATATTTAAAAGTCAGGAGGCAAGAAAAACCTCATTTCTCTATTATTCAAACATCGAGTAGTCACGAACCCTTTGAAGTGCCAATTCATCAATTTGAAAGTAATAAAGCAAATGCTTTTGCCTATACAGATAAATGCCTTTCTAATTTTATAGAAAATTTAAAAACAATTGGAGAATGGGAAAATAGCCTCATCATTTTAATCCCTGATCATCAAGGAGCATTTCCAGAAAACTTGTCTAACAATTCACTAGACCGTTATCACATTCCTCTCATATGGACTGGTGGTGCCATATCCAAACCTGATACCATACACACCATAGGTTCACAAATAGATTTAGCTGCAACTCTTTTAGCTCAACTTCAATTACCTCAACAAGATTTCAACTATAGCAAAAACCTGCTAGACAGTAATGCTATGCATTATGGTTATTTTTCGTTTCCTGAGTTTGCAGGACTATGGACAAAAGAGGGAGGAGTTATTCTCAACTTAAAGTCGGCACAAGTCCAAAGCATAGGGGAAAAAGAAGAGCCTTTTCTATCTCAGCTCAAAGCATACATACAAAAAGTTTATTTAGATATGGATGCTCTCTAAATAAAGTGTTTTTACATATTCAAGAATAAATATTGACAACGATATATCTTTGGTTAGATTAATGAATTTCAATAGTTTTAGACCAACATCTATTCAACATCTCAATTTATGACTCTTCCTTTATTTCCTTTCAATATAGGTTAATAATAGAACACTTTACTTCCTCATTGATTATGAGCCACATAATGGTTTAAAAGCAGAATAAGCATTCCTATCGCATAAAATAATGAAAACATATTGTAGAAATACTTATTTGGAATCCTTTTATTTTCCTTAAATTTAGACACATCTTATTTCTCACTAAAATCAAGAAAGAGGCATTAGTTCTCAACAGTATATTGCATTTATAAAAATATCAACAAATAAGAGATGCTATTTTACGATTTTATTATATCAGAGATTAGATAAAACACAATTAAAAAACAAATACTACTTATACCAGATAAGTCATGCTACTTAGAAAAGATTTTTGCATGTGGTTAGTCAACACGCTACAGCATCAGAACTTAACATATAAAGAGATACAAACAAGGTGGATGAATTCACCCTTGAACAACGAAAAAAAAGAGATACCTCAACGTTCTTTTACAAGATATTGCAGATATGCAGAAAGTCTTTTTGACATTGAAATAAAATGCGCAAGAACAAAAGGTTTTCGATATGTATTATCAGGAGACGAAAATGATAGCCCACTAAAAGAAATACATCAATGGCTATTAAGTGCTCATAAAATTACAAGTTTGACGGAGCGAATAAAGAATAATAAAAATGTAGTGGTAGAAGCTCCTCCTACTGGATATGAACACCTAAACATCATTTTCGATGCAATAGATAATTCTCAAGGACTAAAGATACATTATCAGTCACACCATAGTAATAAACCAAAAGACTACATTATTGCTCCTAGCTTTGTTAGGCTATTTAAACAGAGATGGTATGTTATTGGAGAGGAATTAAAAAAGAAACAACCTTATACTTTTGCTTTAGAAAGGATTCATGATATTGAATTAACTCAAACTAAATATTTCATTTCAGATGAAAACAGTGAAATGCTTAATCTAAAAAATTATTATGAACATTGTTTTGGTATCACTCGTGTAGGCAAACCTATTCGCATTCAGTTTAGAGCCTACTCTCCTCAAAATTTGTATATACAAGATGTGCCAATACACTCTTCACAAAGTATATTACAAAAAACAGCCAAATATACAGATTTTGAAATTTATGTAAGACCCACTTTCGACTTAATACAAGAGCTACTAAGTAATCGAGAAATGTTGGAAATACTTGGACCAAAGAACTTTAGAGATGAAATAAAATCGACTATACAGAGTATGCTTAATTTGTATCAAGATTAAAACAGAATAACCACAACAATAGAGCCTGTCTTAAAACTAAATAAGACAGGCTCTATTGTTTCTAAATGCGAAAAACACATCGAAAAAAGGCTACTTATCCGTTTTTAGTTATAAAATTAAGGTTTCATCTTGACACCGACATCGTAATGCTTTGACACCGACATGTCACTCTTTTGACCCTGATCAATCACTCTCACGATACCGACCTTTTTTCTATGTATTGTTATGCTAACTAAGGTTTTAAAATGATTTTATTAATTTCTTAAAATCACAATATATCATAAGCACCCTTAGATAAGAAATTCACACCTTGAGAAACTTCTTTACTGGGAATTATCTCCACTAAATCCTCATTCCTTACACCTGTTTCAACAGGAGTTAGTATAAAAGAATATCCGTTTTCTACTTTTTTATTCAATTTCAGGATATAATCAACACCATCTTTTGATATAAGTGCTTCATAGGGTACACTCAAATACTCTTTCGCTTTTACTATAATACTGGCATGTACTATCATCCCTACAATTAGCTGAGTTTTTGTTTTATCTGTGAGAACAGCTTGAACCGATATGGTTCTCTCACTTCCATTTAAAGACTTTCCTATTTTATGCACAGTTGCTCGAAACATCATTTCAGGAGCTTGAGGAATAGTAAAAGAAAGCTCTTGCCCATCATAAATATCAAATATATCCTTTTCATATACAGATAATAAAATAACTTTCTCTTTGGGGTTAATAATTTCTGCAACTAAGTCTGATTTTGATACAGGCTG is part of the Bacteroides coprosuis DSM 18011 genome and harbors:
- a CDS encoding sulfatase (COGs: COG1368 Phosphoglycerol transferase and related protein alkaline phosphatase superfamily~InterPro IPR000917~KEGG: bfr:BF3431 putative sulfatase~PFAM: Sulfatase~SPTR: Putative uncharacterized protein;~IMG reference gene:2504105839~PFAM: Sulfatase), which produces MFQRIIPLIKFFILLLIFFIIQKPIFMGYHAGIYSELNLKTIAAVIQAGLPMDITMACYFLVIPTILGFISIFWISKSLLTILKCYSLFISTIIALLFIIDLQLYSYWGFRLDTTPLFYFVSSPRSAMASITLPEYILGLVGIPSIIAILYFCITKVVLKPKYWLTTNSLKIKSTLLLCVSLGLIFLGIRGGWTVSTMNLSRVYFSTDEKLNQAAINPIFSLMESSMKEQNFSKQFQYFSKEKANNLVDSLNHRISDEIETRNLLKITQPNIYLVLLESFSVPLMETKVEGKTITPHLNAIADSSIYFTQFYANSFRTDRGLISILSGFPSQPNTSVMKYTRKTQKLPSISSTLKNAGYDLSYFYGGDINFTNLNAYLKGAGFEYIVSDKDFPIQQKLSKWGVHDEFVFDKAIEYLKVRRQEKPHFSIIQTSSSHEPFEVPIHQFESNKANAFAYTDKCLSNFIENLKTIGEWENSLIILIPDHQGAFPENLSNNSLDRYHIPLIWTGGAISKPDTIHTIGSQIDLAATLLAQLQLPQQDFNYSKNLLDSNAMHYGYFSFPEFAGLWTKEGGVILNLKSAQVQSIGEKEEPFLSQLKAYIQKVYLDMDAL
- a CDS encoding hypothetical protein (KEGG: bth:BT_2509 putative transcriptional regulator~SPTR: Putative uncharacterized protein;~IMG reference gene:2504105840), yielding MLLRKDFCMWLVNTLQHQNLTYKEIQTRWMNSPLNNEKKEIPQRSFTRYCRYAESLFDIEIKCARTKGFRYVLSGDENDSPLKEIHQWLLSAHKITSLTERIKNNKNVVVEAPPTGYEHLNIIFDAIDNSQGLKIHYQSHHSNKPKDYIIAPSFVRLFKQRWYVIGEELKKKQPYTFALERIHDIELTQTKYFISDENSEMLNLKNYYEHCFGITRVGKPIRIQFRAYSPQNLYIQDVPIHSSQSILQKTAKYTDFEIYVRPTFDLIQELLSNREMLEILGPKNFRDEIKSTIQSMLNLYQD